From Nymphaea colorata isolate Beijing-Zhang1983 chromosome 6, ASM883128v2, whole genome shotgun sequence, a single genomic window includes:
- the LOC116256928 gene encoding beta-glucosidase 12-like, which translates to MKDLGLDAYRFSISWSRILPTGKVSGGINKVGIGYYNNLINELLSKGLKPFVTLFHWDLPQTLESEYGGFRSKQIIEDFANFADLCFKEFGDRVKHWITLNEPHTYTNGGYVIGTFAPGRCSRVLGNCTAGNSGTEPYIVAHNLLLSHASAVKLYKDKYQVINFTGEQKGEIGITLVTHWFIPYTTSASNHMAAQRAFDFMFGWFMDPLTKGNYPPSMRSLVGSRLPRFTKEETQLVKGSFDFLGLNYYTTYYASNYPAGYKVIAPSYATDSRANTSGERNGKLIGRVAASSWLYMYPKGIKDLLLHIKEKYNNPKIFITENGYSEFDNSTLPLMEALKDPWRMEYYSSHLYYLHEAIRQGVDVRGYFAWSLLDNFEWADGYSIRFGLVFIDYNNGLQRHPKHSAYWLQKFLHY; encoded by the exons ATGAAAGACTTAGGATTGGACGCCTACCGATTCTCCATATCCTGGAGCAGAATTCTGCCAA CTGGCAAAGTAAGTGGAGGAATCAACAAAGTAGGAATCGGCTACTACAACAATCTCATCAACGAACTTCTGTCCAAag GTTTGAAGCCATTTGTCACGCTTTTCCACTGGGATCTTCCTCAAACCCTAGAAAGCGAATATGGCGGATTTCGAAGCAAACAAATCAT CGAAGATTTCGCAAATTTTGCGGACTTGTGCTTCAAAGAATTTGGAGACAGAGTCAAACACTGGATCACACTCAACGAGCCTCACACGTACACGAACGGCGGATACGTTATCGGCACTTTCGCACCAGGCCGGTGCAGCAGGGTTTTGGGGAACTGCACCGCCGGAAATTCAGGAACGGAGCCCTACATTGTTGCCCACAACTTGCTGCTATCCCATGCTAGTGCCGTCAAGCTGTACAAAGACAAATACCAGGTAATTAATTTCACT GGAGAACAGAAGGGAGAAATAGGCATAACATTGGTGACCCACTGGTTCATTCCATACACAACTTCTGCGTCCAACCATATGGCAGCACAACGGGCATTTGATTTCATGTTTGGATG GTTCATGGATCCATTGACAAAGGGTAATTATCCACCAAGCATGAGATCACTTGTGGGGAGCCGCCTCCCAAGATTCACAAAGGAGGAAACACAGCTTGTAAAAGGGTCCTTCGATTTTCTTGGACTCAACTACTACACTACCTACTATGCATCAAATTATCCTGCAGGCTACAAAGTCATTGCTCCCAGCTATGCCACAGATTCCAGGGCTAACACTTCAG GGGAGAGGAATGGCAAGCTTATTGGTCGTGTG GCAGCATCATCGTGGCTATATATGTACCCCAAGGGAATAAAGGATCTCTTGCTACACATCAAGGAGAAATATAATAATCCAAAAATATTCATTACAGAAAATG GATATTCAGAGTTTGACAATAGTACTCTTCCCTTAATGGAAGCACTTAAGGACCCATGGAGAATGGAGTACTATTCCAGTCATCTTTACTACCTACATGAGGCTATACG GCAAGGAGTTGATGTGAGGGGATATTTTGCATGGTCACTCCTTGACAACTTTGAGTGGGCAGATGGCTACTCCATCAGGTTTGGGCTTGTCTTCATCGACTACAACAATGGATTGCAAAGGCATCCCAAACACTCTGCCTACTGGTTGCAGAAGTTCCTTCATTACTAG
- the LOC116256927 gene encoding glutathione S-transferase U17-like — protein MEKQGEVKLIGMWASPFVLRVKVALNMKGIPYELLEEQLPFSKSQLLLDSNPVHKKVPVLLHDGKPICESLIIVEYIDDVWASAGLPAILPRDPYERAVARFWASYIDEKIFAPMRGTMTAEDEQRKALVEQVMSGLGLVEDAFGKCCKGGKFFGGETIGFLDIALGSLLAWMKVVDGAMGMKLLDETKFPKLAAWSEAFCEAESVKEVMPEPERLAEFAMVIRERVRAAKAAAPPPS, from the exons ATGGAAAAGCAAGGAGAGGTGAAGCTGATAGGCATGTGGGCGAGCCCCTTTGTGCTTCGAGTGAAGGTCGCCCTCAACATGAAGGGCATTCCCTACGAGCTCCTGGAGGAGCAGCTGCCCTTCAGCAAGAGCCAGCTCCTTCTCGACTCCAACCCCGTCCACAAGAAGGTGCCCGTTCTCCTCCACGATGGCAAGCCCATCTGCGAATCTTTGATCATCGTAGAGTACATAGACGATGTTTGGGCATCCGCCGGACTTCCGGCCATCCTTCCCCGCGATCCCTATGAACGCGCCGTTGCTCGTTTTTGGGCATCCTACATCGATGAAAAG ATTTTTGCGCCGATGCGGGGAACAATGACAGCAGAAGACGAGCAGCGGAAGGCTCTGGTAGAGCAGGTAATGTCGGGACTGGGGCTGGTGGAAGATGCATTCGGGAAGTGCTGCAAGGGAGGGAAATTCTTCGGGGGCGAGACCATTGGGTTCTTGGACATCGCACTGGGCAGCCTTCTGGCCTGGATGAAGGTGGTCGATGGAGCTATGGGGATGAAGCTCTTGGACGAGACCAAGTTTCCCAAACTGGCGGCCTGGTCTGAGGCCTTCTGCGAAGCCGAGTCTGTTAAGGAAGTGATGCCGGAACCCGAAAGGTTAGCCGAGTTTGCCATGGTCATCCGGGAAAGGGTGAGAGCGGCCAAGGCGGCCGCCCCTCCCCCTTCCTAG